The following proteins come from a genomic window of Peptoniphilus equinus:
- a CDS encoding aconitase X swivel domain-containing protein: MMSQVFKCHKIVEGCVEADITLSKDDIMFYLIRPEDGVMIETGHDMEGRSMAKKILAFPSGKGSSVVQADGLFQLMKKDNQPAGMIVERAETVLVTSAIIFEIPMVDKVDPAFYETVQEGDHIRLDAVNEEITIL; encoded by the coding sequence ATGATGTCTCAAGTATTTAAATGTCACAAAATTGTCGAGGGATGTGTGGAAGCGGATATTACCTTGTCCAAAGATGACATCATGTTTTACCTTATTCGTCCTGAAGATGGGGTGATGATTGAAACAGGCCACGATATGGAAGGACGCTCTATGGCGAAGAAAATTTTAGCTTTTCCCTCAGGTAAGGGTAGCTCTGTTGTTCAGGCTGACGGGCTCTTTCAATTGATGAAAAAAGACAATCAGCCTGCGGGGATGATTGTAGAACGTGCTGAAACAGTCCTTGTCACCAGTGCCATCATCTTTGAAATTCCCATGGTGGACAAAGTGGATCCGGCGTTTTATGAGACTGTGCAGGAAGGCGATCATATTCGTTTAGATGCAGTGAACGAAGAAATTACTATTTTATAA
- a CDS encoding TRAP transporter substrate-binding protein codes for MKKSLFAILALMMVFVTACGGNQAADSSAQGNEPAATEASADAVTIKIGHVEPENRSTHRALLEFKKNVEEKSNGSLVIEIYPNGALGGDVQLTESTAMGTLDVALPSTSVLTTYSDEFGILDMPYLFKNSESAFTALDGELGQQLNAKLEGNGLINLGYAYNGIRSTTTNTGAIERPADLQGVKMRVMESPIFIDFYKTLGANPTPISFTELYTGLQQGTVDAQENPPSLTYANKFYEVQKFLTVDEHIHNFLPFLMNQTKFDGLTSEQQELLRTEVKAFVENQRQMELADNDAAIEKLKTEGNLTTNVLSDEQKQAFKDALKPMYDKYREQFGAELFDLAESFNQ; via the coding sequence ATGAAAAAATCATTATTTGCAATCCTGGCCCTGATGATGGTATTCGTTACCGCATGTGGTGGCAATCAAGCTGCTGACTCATCGGCACAAGGCAATGAACCTGCCGCAACAGAAGCTTCAGCGGACGCCGTGACTATTAAAATCGGTCATGTTGAGCCGGAAAATCGTTCAACACATAGAGCTCTGCTTGAATTTAAAAAGAATGTTGAAGAAAAATCCAACGGAAGTCTTGTCATTGAAATTTATCCTAACGGAGCTCTGGGCGGTGACGTACAACTTACGGAGTCTACGGCCATGGGGACATTAGATGTCGCTCTGCCGTCAACCTCGGTTCTGACAACCTACTCGGATGAGTTCGGCATCTTGGATATGCCATATCTGTTCAAAAATTCTGAATCGGCCTTTACAGCCCTTGATGGGGAACTGGGTCAACAACTTAATGCTAAGCTTGAAGGCAATGGCCTGATTAACTTGGGATACGCTTATAACGGGATTCGCAGTACAACGACCAACACCGGCGCCATTGAGAGACCTGCAGATCTTCAAGGTGTGAAAATGCGTGTTATGGAGTCACCGATCTTTATTGACTTTTATAAAACCTTAGGAGCCAACCCTACGCCAATCAGTTTTACTGAGCTCTACACCGGCTTGCAACAAGGCACCGTGGATGCTCAGGAAAATCCGCCGTCACTGACTTATGCGAATAAATTTTACGAGGTACAAAAATTCCTCACCGTGGATGAGCATATTCACAATTTTCTTCCATTTTTGATGAATCAAACTAAATTTGATGGACTGACATCGGAACAACAAGAATTGTTGAGAACGGAAGTGAAAGCTTTTGTAGAAAATCAACGTCAAATGGAATTAGCCGATAACGATGCAGCCATTGAAAAGCTGAAAACGGAAGGTAATTTAACGACGAATGTATTAAGTGATGAACAAAAACAAGCATTTAAAGATGCACTCAAACCGATGTACGATAAATATCGTGAGCAGTTTGGTGCAGAACTCTTTGATTTGGCAGAAAGCTTTAACCAATGA
- a CDS encoding TRAP transporter small permease — protein MKKFFKLYDELEEKLLVFSLVFSVVLISFQIIMRYIFNASVSWSEELARYLFIWQTWLGVSIAFHYHEHIKVDLIFTLFKSAGFKKVIDVIIQLIWLGFNLFLAYEGFKLLQSMNARHALSAGMRLPLIYVYASLPVSSVILALRIFLDMIGMNRTASTGQGEKTATYMEKGGEQ, from the coding sequence ATGAAAAAGTTTTTTAAATTATATGATGAACTGGAAGAAAAACTGTTGGTGTTCAGTTTGGTATTCAGTGTTGTACTGATTTCATTTCAAATCATCATGCGCTATATCTTCAATGCTTCGGTATCTTGGTCGGAAGAACTTGCACGCTATCTTTTCATCTGGCAGACGTGGTTAGGTGTGAGTATTGCTTTTCATTACCATGAGCATATTAAAGTAGATTTGATTTTTACACTGTTTAAATCTGCGGGCTTTAAAAAAGTTATCGATGTGATTATTCAGCTTATCTGGCTGGGATTTAACCTATTTCTTGCTTATGAAGGCTTTAAACTCTTACAGTCCATGAATGCACGCCATGCTCTGTCTGCAGGAATGAGGCTGCCGTTAATTTATGTCTACGCGTCGCTGCCTGTGAGCTCTGTTATCTTGGCACTGCGTATTTTTTTGGACATGATCGGGATGAACCGCACCGCATCCACAGGACAAGGTGAAAAGACTGCAACGTACATGGAGAAGGGAGGGGAACAATGA
- a CDS encoding TRAP transporter large permease, whose translation MNALTLFGVFFALLILSMPIGYAIGIATLTTILLHTTMPPVLIVQNAVAGVDSFPLMAIPFFMLAGNLMSSGGIAKRLVDFFEAFIGHITGGLGMVTVVVCMFFAAISGSAVATVSAVGAFMIPQMVAHGYGKSFSVALTAAAGTIGVIIPPSVPFVIYGVVSGTSITDLFTAGFLPGILMGVALMLVCYIVSKKKGYKGNTHRKTLSEIWSTFKSAFFAILSPVIILGGIYLGIFTPTEAAVVSVVYSFIVGVFVYKELDLKGAYNSVRDAIVVNGATTFMIGLSTAFAALLTMEQIPNKIALAITSLSDNGVVILVLINIFLIIIGMFIDNIPATIILSPILLPICMKFGMSPVTFGIMLTMNLAIGFCTPPYGINLFVASAISKLKMEEVSQAILKFIFALLVVLMMVTFIKPITTMFLGG comes from the coding sequence ATGAATGCCTTAACCTTATTTGGCGTATTTTTTGCACTTCTGATCTTAAGCATGCCGATAGGTTATGCAATTGGAATTGCAACGTTAACGACAATATTGTTACATACCACTATGCCGCCAGTTCTTATTGTTCAAAATGCTGTGGCCGGTGTAGACTCATTTCCGTTGATGGCTATTCCGTTTTTTATGTTAGCGGGCAATCTGATGAGCAGTGGCGGTATTGCCAAGCGTTTGGTAGATTTTTTTGAGGCCTTTATCGGACACATCACCGGAGGGCTCGGTATGGTTACCGTTGTGGTGTGTATGTTTTTTGCGGCGATTTCCGGTTCTGCAGTGGCGACGGTGTCTGCCGTCGGCGCTTTCATGATTCCTCAAATGGTGGCGCACGGCTACGGCAAATCTTTCTCTGTGGCGCTCACTGCGGCTGCAGGGACAATCGGTGTCATCATTCCGCCGTCGGTGCCTTTTGTTATCTATGGTGTTGTCTCCGGGACGTCCATTACCGATTTGTTTACGGCAGGGTTCTTGCCGGGAATTCTTATGGGCGTTGCATTGATGCTCGTCTGCTACATTGTGTCTAAAAAGAAGGGTTATAAGGGCAATACCCATCGAAAAACACTGTCTGAAATTTGGAGTACGTTTAAGTCGGCATTCTTTGCCATTCTCTCACCGGTTATTATCTTGGGCGGCATTTATCTGGGGATTTTCACCCCGACGGAAGCGGCTGTAGTATCTGTGGTCTATTCCTTTATTGTGGGCGTTTTCGTCTATAAAGAATTGGATTTAAAAGGCGCGTATAACTCGGTGAGAGATGCCATTGTCGTCAATGGCGCCACTACTTTTATGATTGGATTGTCTACGGCCTTTGCAGCGCTCTTAACCATGGAGCAAATCCCGAACAAAATTGCTCTTGCCATTACATCCCTCAGTGACAATGGGGTAGTCATCCTCGTGCTGATTAATATCTTTTTAATTATTATCGGGATGTTCATCGATAATATTCCTGCCACAATTATTCTCAGTCCGATTTTATTGCCAATCTGTATGAAGTTCGGAATGAGTCCTGTGACGTTTGGGATTATGCTCACCATGAACCTTGCTATAGGATTTTGTACACCGCCATACGGTATCAATCTATTTGTGGCTTCAGCGATATCGAAGTTGAAAATGGAAGAGGTCTCTCAAGCTATTTTGAAGTTTATTTTCGCACTGCTTGTTGTCCTTATGATGGTTACGTTTATAAAACCTATCACAACGATGTTTCTAGGAGGTTGA
- a CDS encoding C-terminal binding protein, whose amino-acid sequence MLIWIIDEEWSDYDLEHEILEKELPGVEIRHSTYDYEADLKAFGYQADGILAQVYADIPRETIEQLEQCKGIAVYGGGFDRIDIDACKDKGIKVTNIQDYCSEDLADYVIAAIYHGNKHVTDYAESCLDNVKAGKWGALAGAYQTHRIENQKILLVGFGGIGRVVAKRLLPLGIEIMAYDEYTDSASIKAAGVRPVSWEEGFKEADYVSIHLRGVDSNADKIGANEFKLMKNSAYLINTARGKIVKEQDLIDAVTQKDIAGAILDVIKNEPPAENDPILSTDGILVTPHVSYMSYESMRALKEYALGNLLAMLSNKEPRNPVC is encoded by the coding sequence ATGTTAATTTGGATTATTGATGAAGAGTGGTCCGACTATGATTTGGAGCATGAAATTTTAGAAAAAGAGTTACCCGGCGTGGAGATTCGGCATTCAACCTATGACTATGAAGCGGATTTGAAAGCTTTCGGATATCAAGCCGACGGGATTCTCGCACAAGTCTATGCTGATATACCTCGTGAGACGATTGAACAGTTGGAGCAGTGCAAGGGTATTGCCGTATACGGCGGCGGATTTGACCGCATTGATATCGACGCATGTAAAGACAAAGGAATCAAAGTCACAAACATTCAGGACTACTGTTCAGAAGACTTGGCCGATTATGTGATAGCAGCTATCTACCACGGCAATAAACACGTCACCGATTATGCCGAATCCTGTTTAGACAATGTTAAAGCTGGGAAGTGGGGGGCTTTAGCAGGAGCTTACCAAACCCACCGCATTGAGAATCAAAAAATTCTGCTTGTGGGATTTGGAGGCATCGGACGTGTAGTGGCGAAGCGATTGTTACCATTGGGTATTGAAATCATGGCGTATGATGAGTATACTGATAGTGCTTCCATTAAAGCCGCCGGTGTACGTCCGGTATCTTGGGAAGAAGGTTTTAAAGAGGCGGACTATGTGTCGATACACCTTCGAGGTGTAGACAGTAATGCCGATAAAATCGGTGCCAATGAGTTTAAACTCATGAAAAATTCCGCCTATCTTATCAATACGGCACGAGGAAAGATTGTTAAAGAACAGGATCTTATTGATGCCGTGACGCAGAAGGATATTGCCGGAGCTATTCTCGATGTGATAAAAAATGAACCTCCGGCAGAGAATGACCCCATACTCTCAACAGACGGTATTTTAGTGACACCCCACGTCTCCTATATGTCTTATGAATCGATGAGAGCCCTGAAAGAGTATGCCTTAGGCAACCTTTTGGCCATGTTAAGTAATAAGGAGCCAAGAAATCCTGTCTGCTGA
- a CDS encoding GntR family transcriptional regulator gives MKRQTLSEKAYHYIRTKIIEGEFDEGDLLTESSIGEELNMSRTPVRQAFIQLESENYLKSFDGVGTLVKGLSIKDLSDIYEIRSILEVNALKTSIERIHKKELIKLRDQLQTYLDEYQKGYKNALKYISKLDSVIHELIVEKSSNNYYKLLLNQISSQVERYRFKANAITNTTVESTAWHITILNAMIDDDLETAQAALKEHIAWSLKQLIKTLYGIDVN, from the coding sequence TTGAAACGACAAACTTTATCGGAAAAAGCATACCATTATATTCGGACTAAAATTATCGAAGGTGAATTTGATGAAGGTGATCTGCTCACTGAAAGCAGTATTGGTGAAGAACTCAATATGAGTCGGACGCCGGTGCGTCAGGCCTTTATACAACTGGAATCGGAGAATTATTTGAAGAGCTTTGACGGTGTCGGTACTTTAGTTAAAGGTCTCTCCATTAAAGATTTGTCGGACATCTACGAGATTCGCAGTATTTTAGAAGTCAATGCACTTAAGACCTCCATTGAGCGGATCCACAAAAAAGAGCTGATTAAGCTTCGCGATCAGTTGCAAACTTATCTTGACGAGTATCAAAAAGGTTATAAAAATGCCTTGAAGTACATTTCCAAACTGGACTCTGTCATACATGAGCTCATTGTGGAAAAGTCGTCCAACAATTATTATAAATTACTGTTAAATCAAATCAGTTCTCAAGTTGAACGCTATCGATTTAAGGCCAACGCCATAACTAATACCACTGTGGAGTCCACGGCGTGGCATATTACGATTTTAAACGCCATGATCGATGACGACCTGGAGACGGCACAGGCCGCCTTGAAGGAGCACATTGCATGGTCGTTGAAGCAGTTGATTAAAACACTGTATGGCATTGATGTCAATTAA